A genomic stretch from Microtus pennsylvanicus isolate mMicPen1 chromosome 11, mMicPen1.hap1, whole genome shotgun sequence includes:
- the Jup gene encoding junction plakoglobin, with the protein MEVMNLIEQPIKVTEWQQTYTYDSGIHSGVNTCVPSVSSKGIMDEDEACGRQYTLKKTTTYTQGVPQNQGDLEYQMSTTARAKRVREAMCPGVSGEDSSLLLATQVEGQATNLQRLAEPSQLLKSAIVHLINYQDDAELATRALPELTKLLNDEDPVVVTKAAMIVNQLSKKEASRRALMGSPQLVAAVVRTMQNTSDLDTARCTTSILHNLSHHREGLLAIFKSGGIPALVRMLSSPVESVLFYAITTLHNLLLYQEGAKMAVRLADGLQKMVPLLNKNNPKFLAITTDCLQLLAYGNQESKLIILANGGPQGLVQIMRNYSYEKLLWTTSRVLKVLSVCPSNKPAIVEAGGMQALGKHLTSNSPRLVQNCLWTLRNLSDVATKQEGLESVLKILVNQLSVDDVNVLTCATGTLSNLTCNNSKNKTLVTQNSGVEALIHAILRAGDKDDITEPAVCALRHLTSRHPEAEMAQNSVRLNYGIPAIVKLLNQPNQWPLVKATIGLIRNLALCPANHAPLQEAAVIPRLVQLLVKAHQDAQRHVAAGTQQPYTDGVRMEEIVEGCTGALHILARDPMNRMEIFRLNTIPLFVQLLYSSVENIQRVAAGVLCELAQDKEAADAIDAEGASAPLMELLHSRNEGTATYAAAVLFRISEDKNPDYRKRVSVELTNSLFKHDPAAWEAAQSMIPINEPYADDMDATYRPMYSSDVPLDTLDMHMDMDGDYPMDTYSDGLRPPYPTADHMLA; encoded by the exons ATGGAGGTGATGAACCTGATTGAACAGCCCATCAAGGTGACTGAGTGGCAGCAGACGTACACCTACGACTCAGGCATCCACTCAGGTGTCAATACCTGTGTGCCCTCCGTCAGCAGCAAGGGCATCATGGACGAGGACGAAGCCTGCGGCAGGCAGTACACACTCAAGAAGACAACCACCTATACACAGGGGGTGCCCCAGAACCAAG GTGACCTGGAGTACCAGATGTCCACGACAGCCAGAGCCAAGCGAGTGCGGGAGGCCATGTGTCCAGGTGTGTCAGGCGAGGACAGTTCTCTACTGCTGGCCACCCAGGTAGAGGGGCAAGCCACCAACCTGCAGCGACTGGCGGAGCCATCCCAGTTGCTCAAGTCGGCCATCGTACATCTCATCAACTACCAGGACGATGCGGAGCTGGCCACGCGGGCTCTGCCTGAGCTCACCAAGCTGCTCAACGATGAGGACCCG GTAGTGGTGACCAAGGCAGCTATGATTGTGAACCAGCTGTCCAAGAAGGAGGCGTCCCGCCGTGCCCTCATGGGCTCGCCCCAGCTGGTGGCGGCTGTGGTGCGCACCATGCAGAACACCAGTGACCTGGATACCGCCCGATGCACGACAAGCATCCTGCACAACCTCTCCCACCACCGGGAGGGCTTGCTCGCTATCTTCAAGTCTGGAGGCATCCCTGCCCTCGTCCGAATGCTCAG TTCCCCTGTAGAATCTGTCCTGTTCTACGCCATCACCACGCTGCACAACCTGCTGCTCTACCAGGAGGGCGCCAAGATGGCGGTGCGCCTGGCTGACGGGTTGCAGAAGATGGTGCCCCTCCTCAACAAGAACAACCCTAAGTTCCTGGCTATCACCACCGACTGCCTGCAGCTCCTGGCCTACGGCAACCAGGAGAGCAAG CTGATCATCCTGGCCAACGGGGGACCGCAGGGGCTAGTGCAGATCATGAGGAACTACAGCTACGAGAAGCTTCTCTGGACGACCAGCCGAGTGCTCAAGGTGCTGTCCGTGTGTCCCAGCAACAAGCCTGCCATCGTGGAGGCCG GTGGGATGCAGGCTCTGGGTAAGCACCTGACGAGCAACAGCCCCCGCCTGGTGCAAAACTGCCTGTGGACTCTGCGTAACCTCTCGGATGTGGCCACCAAGCAG gagggTCTAGAGAGCGTACTGAAGATCCTGGTCAACCAGCTGAGTGTGGATGACGTCAACGTCCTCACCTGCGCCACAGGCACCCTCTCCAACCTGACctgcaacaacagcaaaaacaagacGCTGGTGACGCAGAACAGCGGCGTGGAGGCTCTCATCCACGCCATCCTGAGAGCCGGGGACAAGGATGACATCACAGAGCCTGCTGTCTGTGCCCTGAGGCACCTTACCAGCCGCCACCCGGaggctgagatggctcagaactCTGTGCGCCTCAACTATGGCATCCCAGCCATTGTGAAGTTGCTCAACCAGCCCAACCAGTGGCCACTGGTCAAG GCAACCATTGGTCTGATCCGGAATCTGGCCCTGTGCCCAGCCAACCATGCCCCACTGCAAGAGGCTGCGGTCATTCCCCGCTTGGTTCAGCTGTTGGTCAAGGCCCACCAGGATGCCCAGCGACATGTGGCCGCCGGCACCCAGCAACCCTACACG GATGGCGTGAGAATGGAAGAGATCGTTGAGGGCTGCACCGGAGCCCTCCACATCCTCGCCCGGGATCCCATGAACCGCATGGAGATCTTCCGGCTCAACACCATTCCCCTCTTTGTCCAG CTCCTGTATTCCTCTGTGGAGAACATCCAGCGTGTGGCTGCCGGGGTGCTGTGTGAGCTAGCCCAGGACAAGGAGGCTGCCGATGCCATTGATGCCGAGGGCGCCTCTGCCCCTCTCATGGAACTGCTCCACTCCCGCAATGAGGGCACCG CCACCTATGCCGCCGCTGTCCTGTTCCGCATCTCGGAGGACAAGAACCCGGATTACCGCAAACGAGTGTCTGTGGAGCTCACCAACTCGCTCTTCAAGCATGACCCAGCTGCCTGGGAGGCT GCCCAGAGTATGATCCCAATCAATGAACCCTACGCAGATG ACATGGATGCCACCTACCGCCCCATGTACTCCAGCGATGTCCCTCTGGACACACTCGATATGCATATGGACATGGATGGGGACTACCCCATGGACACCTACAGCGACGGCCTGAGGCCTCCCTACCCCACTGCAGACCACATGCTGGCCTAG